A segment of the Fusarium musae strain F31 chromosome 2, whole genome shotgun sequence genome:
CCCCAATCGCCATGATTTCCtcgatggaggaggatgttgtcTAGGGTACTTGACTTGGACGGACGAGCGATCTGTAATGTACATACCATTCCAGCAAACTCCGTGGCAGAGGCCAGAGGGAGGGATGGCATGGAGGCTTATATGCGGGTGATGACGGTGCCATAGATGATGCAAGGGCTGATCTGCGACATGGCTTACCGTACACGTGTAGGTCTTGGATCTGGTCTGGGTAGAGTGGTTGTGGCTGTACGCTTTATGCGAGGGCGCGCATTTTAGAGTGTTTCATGAGACAAAAGATCTAGCCCTAACATGCCAGTAGATTGACGATTGATTCTGATTGAGTGATGCCGATTTAGACTTCAGCAAGGGATGTTTCGTTGCATGCCGTTACAAGGATCGAGATGAGTGCGAGGCCAGTCTATATGACCCTCAACCGTGTTGACATATCTTACGGGTTCACGTAGTTGATATGCGGGAGATATTGTCCTGCTTACCTGAAGCAAACACCTTTtcgtcttcttgatgacaaTTGTACTACTGTAGGTCCAAGTTGAGGTCGAGGCGGACACTGAGAATACGTGCAACGTTGACATTACGACCTTGACACGTATACCATGCCGATGCCATACAAGGCTATTGAAGAAATTGACGTACGTCAATACACGAACTCAGCAACGCTGAACTCGTCCGTATACAACCCAGACTCTTTATCTAGGTATGAATGTCAAGTGGCGGTGGGTGATATAAGTCTAGGCACCGCCGCGGTATAGGGTAATCGAACTTTCAACAACGGTGCCGGGATCCCGTGGCGCCACACGGGCCGGGCCCGCCCAGCCACCCGATTTCCCAGCCACCCGGCAACACGGAATCGGGTACAGCACTACTCCGTAGGCAGCTAGGTAATATCTACAAGAAACGATCCCAACCTCCcaattcatcatcctcgggcGCCAAAACAACCAAGTACGGGACCAATTGCTATTACGCGgcagcccaagaagaagccggaAACCGGTGAGCGTTAGTTAAATTTCCAATGCCAAGCGTGTGACGTGAcgtgtcttgtctttttgcTCGTCACATTTCGCTTTTTAGTCTTGGGCGGGAACCTGCATCTTGACCATTTCTTCCTCCCCTTATCTCGCACACCAGCAATTGATCATAAGCCTCGAGTCTGTTCCCTTGTGCTACTACTGATACTACACATTATCGAGTACTGATACAGCGATACCCGAGACAAGTTGAAGAACAGAGTAATTACATCGACGACGTTGACTATCACCTCACCGTACATACTATCTATATCTACCGCAGCCCAACATGAGATGGATATCCAGAGTCTCGGCCGCGGCCGCAGCCACGGTGCTGCTTGCTTCTACAGTCTCAGCCCAGACATGGAGCAAATGCAATCCTCTTCAGAACAGTACGCACACCTTTATCCCCCAGTCGACCTTCCATCATCCCACTAACCAGACACCTATAGGCAACTGTCCCAGCGATGATGCTCTCGGCATGagcatcgacatcgactTCTCCAAAGGCGAGGTAAACTCCTTCGCAGCCTCTGGATCGCCTAAATACGACAGCGAGGGCGTCTCTTTCACCGTCGCCCGCGCCAATGACGCGCCGCAGCTGGCATCCCTCTTCTACATCATGTTCGGCCGTGTCGAGATCACGATGAAGGCTGCTCCCGGAGCTGGTATCGTATCGTCGCTCGTTCTCCAGTCCGACGTGCTCGACGAGATCGACATTGAATGGCTCGGCTCCGATAATGACGAGATCCAGTCAAACTACTTTGGAAAGGGCCAGACAACCTCGTACAACCGCGGCGAGTTTCACGACGTGACAAATACGCAGGGCGAGTGGATTACATACACCATCGACTGGACCAAGGACCGCATCGTCTGGATGGCTGGCGGCACTGTCGTTCGGACCCTCAACGCCGGCGACGCCGAGGATAACCAGTACCCTCAAACTCCGATGCAAGTCAAGTTTGGCGCCTGGGCTGGTGGTGACCCCAACACAAACTCTGCAGGCACCGTCAAGTGGGCCCGTGGACCAACAGACTACTCCAAAGGTCCCTTCACCATGAAGGTCAAGAGTGTCGTTGTCACGGACTACTCAACCGGTGACGAGTACAAATACAAGGGCACATCTGGCTCCTGGCAGTCAATCGAATCCGTCGGCGGTGAGATCAACGGCAACGAAAATGGCGACGCCATGACCGTCACTGCTACCGCCCAAGGAACTGTCGCTACAGCAGATGGAAACGTCCCCGTCGGAGGTATCGCCGAGGACGGAAGTCCCGCTACGGCTACACAGACCGGATGGCCCTGGACCGGCTCCCGACCTTCTGGCGGAGCGATCCCCGAAGGCTGGAGGCTCAACGCCAAAGGGAAAATCATTCCCGCCGAGAACAGCGCCGTCGTTCTTCAGCCTTTACATAACGTTATTGCCGTTGTACCCTTCTTGGCCGGCATCATGGCATTTGCTGGTCGTTTCTTTTAGAGAAGAAACACCTTTACTTCACTTCACGGTATATGACCTATATATTACGACTCGACAGCATATTttgtcttgggcttgggcttgggcttgggcttgggctccTGTACAATTTCCGGCACACAATGACTTGTAGACAACACCGCAAGTATGTATGGATGTGATGCCTCACTGACATGGCACGCTTGGTTGGCGTTTAAGGACCTGGGGCACTGAGTTGCGATTGGATGGCATTTGGGTTTTGACACATTGCTCTTAGCGACGGCGCAATGCATTTGGTTGTAAAGAATAGACACATGGCAAACATGAGATAGACAGGCGGTGTATAATGAGAGAACCAACCTACATATTCTCCGAGGATCAATATATACTCTAAAATGGGCAACACATTCCTCTGGCCATTCAAATGTTTGAAAAAGAGAGCactagtaaatatagttatcAGAATCGTGCCCGTCTCATCCATGCTTGAGCCTTAGCAGAGCCATGGGTGGTGTCAACCCCTTTCTTGAGGCCACCAAACTCCAATAGCATGCGAAATGCTTGTTCTATAGGTATGATTTCTATGATACTAAAATCTCTACCGCCAATAACCCCCTTATATGCTCCGAGAAACCCATCTCAGCGCCTGCGACTTCGTCGTCTGCGTTCTACGGCCGTTCACCCTGCACCCAAAAAGCACATCGCGAGCTCGCGCTTCGCTCGGTGTGCCTTCTCCTCTTGTCTCCTCTGCCTCGTCCTGGCTCATGTCGAAAGCAATATCCGAGTATTCTTACAAAACTTCCGAGaaaaaacaacaacaacaaaaaaagcaagcaaatTAGTATAAAAGCAATAGAACCAAGAACCTCCTGCacgatttctttttatacgCCAACACCCTCGCGGAGAACTTAGAAGGTccagtcatcctcatcctcaacagaCTTGATGGCCCATCGGAACTTGTCACGAAGAGTCTTGGAAAAGAATTTTTCGATAGGAACGTCGaacttcttggagaagactACTGTGAGGCGAGGATCAATGTAGTTCTATGAATCATAGGTCAGTCAACGAATTTCAACGTTTTCGGTGGTACTCACGATCTTGGAGGTGCCGAGGGCCACCTCCTTGTTGCCATCACGATCCTGGGCCTGAAGCTCCAGTGTCTTGATGCGTTCATCAAACTTGTCCACAGCCTTCAGAAGCTTGTCGACAGTAACGCCTCTGCCTTCAGCCTCTaccttcttggtcttgttctcctttttgaacttggcttccatctccttgacagcctgaAGACGTTCTTTCAACTCCTTCTCGGGAAGAGGCTTCTCTTTGTCTGCCTTGCGCTTTTCGTTGTCCTTCTCAAATTTCTTGGTGATCTTTGTACGCTGCTCCTCAAGTAAGAATTGCTGGTGCTCCTTGACCCACTCGTCATTTAATTCTTCATCCCTCTCGAACCAGGCggcacccttcttcttcttgtaaCCAGATTCGATATCGAGAATCATCATTTTTGTTCGCCATTGCTGGTAGCGAAGGCCTTTAATCTAGAAAAGAGTCAGTATCTGGAGTGGTCGACTTATACACAAGTCAGACTTACCCTGTCACCAAGCTTGGCCATTTGCTGCTCGTGCCCAGCGCCAACGGTTCGCTTATGGTTGCACAGAACGGCAACCTCACGATTACAGTCATTGTACAGTTTTACTTTTTCAGCAACTGTGCCGCGAGAGCGAGGATCCGAAGCTAGCTTCCTGAGCAGTTCTGACATTGTCCAGGAAGCGTTGTAAGTACGAAAAACCTTGGCGGTCAGACCCTTCATGTAGCCGGTCAAATGCCTATTCAGCTGAGCCGTCTGAAATTCTGTCAGCAACTGATTCTTATACAACGATCAGggggggaaaaaaaaaaggaagaagaactgACGTTGAGGCGATCGAAGAGATCATCTCCTGTAGTCTTGGGCGCCTTCTTGAAAAGCTTCAGGTTCTTGAAGACCTGAGGCTCAACAATGGCAGTCTCTCTGTATGGAATACTGTCCTTTCCGAGGAAATCGAATGTAACCTTGTTAGGAGGCTCAAGTGTGATATGCTCATACTTGAGAGAGCAGCAACCCACAGTGTCGGCCTCGTTTTCTGTGTCTTTCTCGTTACCGGCTCGAAGTGCCATTTTGTCAATCAGATACATGGCGGTGGCTCGTTGACGATCTGCCATTATTTCACTCTTAAGCTCCTTGGTGTAGTCCTTGCGAATCCGGTCGATGTGCTTTTTGAGTTCCCGTGCCTTCTCAAACTTCTTGAAGTCACTCTGACCTTTGATATCGCTATCAGCTCCAAGCATGACGTACTTGTAGTTTTGGTTGATATTCTCCTGCCACATGGCTAACCAGGTTGCCTTTTGGTCATGCTGCACAGCCTTCCACTTGTGTCCCTTGGGAGGTTCGGGGACCTTGGCACCCTTGccgatgttgatggtgatttgCTCGGGTTGGACACGTTGCTTGACTTTACCGGTTTTGGGATGTTCACCACGTCCACGGAACAAGCTGGGAGGCTCGACTCTGAAGTTGCCAACCTTCTGCTTTCTACCATCCCATAAACAGTGAGTGAAGGGGGCTTCGAGGGCatccttcttcgccttcgcagcctccctctcttccttgGTCATGTTTTTAGATTTGTTCTGTTCCACCTTCTCGCTCCAATATGCGTAAATCTTATCGAAGTTGCATTTTTCGAGCGATTTGACGGCGACCTTCTTTCCCTGTGCATCTTTAACACCGTACTTGTCGCAATATTCTTTAAAATCTTCAAAGAAGTTTTTGCGGAAAACAGGGTTCTCTAGGTGATGAGAGGATGCAGGAGTCATCATGGCAACCCAAAAGGTGGCGACCTCTTCAACCTCGGGAGCAAGAGTAACTGGTTGTCCATCGTAGAGCATCTTGACGTGCTTGGGCAAAGGCTCGTAATCGGGCGGGAAAAGAACGCCATTGTGCTCAAGAGTTGTCCACTTGATATCATCATTTTCCTTCTTTGGTGCGTTCCACCAAGCAtactcttcttcgtcctcacTCTCGCTAGCCTTTTTGGACTCTGCCTTGACGGCTTTCTTAGCAGATGAGGCTGGCTTagccttggcctttttgGAGATGGGCGCATCCGAATCTGACTCCTCTTTCTTGACACCATTCGACTTCCGCTTCGCGGCAGTTCCGTTAGATCGACGCTTACTTGCTGAGGATTTTGCAAGTGGGACATCGTCGTCGGACTCATCCTTGACAGCGTTCTTTGCCACAGGCTTCTTGGCTCTTTCTTTGGCTCGTAtggctttggcttgtttCTCAGCTTCCTTCTCCATGCCGCGCTTCTTTTGCGCGAGCTTCACACTAAGGGGCTCGTCGTCATCGCCCGAGGACTCGGGCAAGGCAGTCTCGTCGTAGGAAGGGGGAAGTTTCTTTCCTCGGGCTTTTGCAATGGGTTCATCGTCGGAGTCGGATTCAGGAACTCTGTTGGCTTGCTTCTTTTGCCGCTTGGCCTGCAATAGTACTGTCAGCATACCTGGCCCCACAGGAAGGGTTTTCCTGTGTCATGAATACGAACCAGAGgagcagcatcatcacttGACTCATCGTCCTTGTAGTTGACCTTGTTGATAGAGGTACGCGATTTACGTTTGCTAGCTCCGTTGGTAGCTGGTTCATCGATGTCCATTGCGTCTTCAAGAGGACCGTTGCGAACGGACAGACCAGCCATCTTAGCAGCCTGCTTGGATACTGGCTGATCCAGAGCTTCATCTTCGGCGCGAGAAATCTTGGACGAGGAGACTATAAGAAATGCTTGTGTTAGAATAAGGACCAGCAAAAGCATGCGCGTGGTAGGCTGTGTTGTAGCTAAACTTTGTTTTGAGAACGCCAACGTGATGAGGACGCATGAGCGCGGGAACAAAACCCAGTAAAGAAGTATGATAATTGACAAAAAAAACACAACTCACGTTTATGGCCGTTGGCCCTCGCAAGAGGGCGATCGTCGTCAGAGCTGTAACTCATAGTTGTGAAGTTCAAGGCAAGTTTCCGTTCCGTGGCTGATCGCCTACCAAAGCACAATGAGGTCAGGGACTGGTATTGAAGATGCAAAAGCGTGACAGAACGAAGAACAGGCCTCTGCAAACGAAGGAAAAACGTAATATCGAAGGAAAAAGCGCGAGGAAATGATCCCCTCAACGCCTTATGTAGGAGAAGAGGGTGCGTTTGACGATATTCACGAAAGCTGGAGAGGAGGGAATCAGCAACAATGGGATTGGGGAGAATAAGTCGAGAGGCGGCGTTCCTGCTTTCTTTaaggccaagaccaagacaggCCCGGACCCGGCGACGGAAAGGCGAGGCGAGAAAGGACTGGGCCTACAAGGCACCTGAGTGAAAGGGCAGGCAGAGCGAGTGTGGGCACCGCAGTGTTGGTTCTCAGTGGTTCAGCCAAGTGTTGCGCAGCAGTTGCAGCGACTCAGTAATGGGGCTAATGCAGAATTCTGCTATGTGATTGGATAGAGAAGAGTTGACACAGAGGATGAAAACCGGGGGGGCCTAAAGAGCTTTTTTTGCCTTAGTCATTCATGCAGTAAGAAAAAAGGTTGCGGCGATTGCGGCTTGAGTGGAGCTTCGAAGACTGTATCACGTGACTGCACCAAATCATTGCTGGAGCTCACTGTGCGACATGTCCAGCTGTGGTGGACAAGCACAACGCCTAGAAGTTCCGGTCGGCTACCTAATTTACCCGGGAAAA
Coding sequences within it:
- a CDS encoding hypothetical protein (BUSCO:EOG09260MRU) gives rise to the protein MSYSSDDDRPLARANGHKLSSSKISRAEDEALDQPVSKQAAKMAGLSVRNGPLEDAMDIDEPATNGASKRKSRTSINKVNYKDDESSDDAAPLVRIHDTGKPFLWGQAKRQKKQANRVPESDSDDEPIAKARGKKLPPSYDETALPESSGDDDEPLSVKLAQKKRGMEKEAEKQAKAIRAKERAKKPVAKNAVKDESDDDVPLAKSSASKRRSNGTAAKRKSNGVKKEESDSDAPISKKAKAKPASSAKKAVKAESKKASESEDEEEYAWWNAPKKENDDIKWTTLEHNGVLFPPDYEPLPKHVKMLYDGQPVTLAPEVEEVATFWVAMMTPASSHHLENPVFRKNFFEDFKEYCDKYGVKDAQGKKVAVKSLEKCNFDKIYAYWSEKVEQNKSKNMTKEEREAAKAKKDALEAPFTHCLWDGRKQKVGNFRVEPPSLFRGRGEHPKTGKVKQRVQPEQITINIGKGAKVPEPPKGHKWKAVQHDQKATWLAMWQENINQNYKYVMLGADSDIKGQSDFKKFEKARELKKHIDRIRKDYTKELKSEIMADRQRATAMYLIDKMALRAGNEKDTENEADTVGCCSLKYEHITLEPPNKVTFDFLGKDSIPYRETAIVEPQVFKNLKLFKKAPKTTGDDLFDRLNTAQLNRHLTGYMKGLTAKVFRTYNASWTMSELLRKLASDPRSRGTVAEKVKLYNDCNREVAVLCNHKRTVGAGHEQQMAKLGDRIKGLRYQQWRTKMMILDIESGYKKKKGAAWFERDEELNDEWVKEHQQFLLEEQRTKITKKFEKDNEKRKADKEKPLPEKELKERLQAVKEMEAKFKKENKTKKVEAEGRGVTVDKLLKAVDKFDERIKTLELQAQDRDGNKEVALGTSKINYIDPRLTVVFSKKFDVPIEKFFSKTLRDKFRWAIKSVEDEDDWTF
- a CDS encoding hypothetical protein (EggNog:ENOG41~CAZy:GH16), with translation MDIQSLGRGRSHGAACFYSLSPDMEQMQSSSEHDDALGMSIDIDFSKGEVNSFAASGSPKYDSEGVSFTVARANDAPQLASLFYIMFGRVEITMKAAPGAGIVSSLVLQSDVLDEIDIEWLGSDNDEIQSNYFGKGQTTSYNRGEFHDVTNTQGEWITYTIDWTKDRIVWMAGGTVVRTLNAGDAEDNQYPQTPMQVKFGAWAGGDPNTNSAGTVKWARGPTDYSKGPFTMKVKSVVVTDYSTGDEYKYKGTSGSWQSIESVGGEINGNENGDAMTVTATAQGTVATADGNVPVGGIAEDGSPATATQTGWPWTGSRPSGGAIPEGWRLNAKGKIIPAENSAVVLQPLHNVIAVVPFLAGIMAFAGRFF